One window of Thermacetogenium phaeum DSM 12270 genomic DNA carries:
- a CDS encoding radical SAM protein → MNKLQKAAVHLLVRYLVNDSLKKLPKAFNLAEKLDRGHLHTPQIRAVRDILLDENSLWRRFVEDLLREVDRKVLVKLVENFFINSYLDGAARARAVEARYDCNVPWAILMDPTSACNLSCTGCWAAQYGNKSSLSYEDLDSICRQGKEMGIYFYIFSGGEPLLRKRDIIRLCEEHQDCYFSAFTNGTLVDDEFCEELLRVGNFALAFSIEGDEEATDMRRGKGTYKKVIEAMERMRRHKLLFGYSTCYHRYNTESVGSDEFVDEMIAHGCRFSWNFTYIPVGKDAVTDLLATPEQRAYMYRRVREIRQTKPIFIMDFWNDGEFTNGCIAGGRRYLHINSAGDVEPCAFVHYSNVNIHEVSLLEALRSPLFMAYRRNQPFNQNHLRPCPLLDNPEALISMVKESGAQSTDMKAPEDVETLCAKTAPAAEKWARVADTLWAEHLQKEYHAERKRA, encoded by the coding sequence ATGAACAAACTTCAAAAAGCTGCGGTTCACCTGCTGGTGCGTTATCTGGTTAACGACTCCCTGAAAAAGCTGCCCAAGGCCTTCAATCTGGCCGAAAAACTGGACAGAGGGCATCTGCACACCCCTCAGATTCGCGCGGTGCGGGATATCCTTCTGGATGAAAACAGTCTCTGGCGCCGCTTTGTAGAGGACCTGCTGCGGGAGGTCGACAGGAAGGTTCTGGTAAAGCTTGTAGAAAACTTCTTCATCAACAGCTATCTCGACGGGGCAGCCCGCGCCAGGGCGGTGGAGGCCCGCTACGACTGCAACGTTCCCTGGGCAATCCTGATGGACCCCACCAGCGCCTGCAACCTCTCCTGCACCGGATGCTGGGCCGCCCAGTACGGAAACAAAAGCAGCCTCTCCTACGAAGATTTGGACTCTATCTGCCGTCAGGGGAAGGAAATGGGCATCTACTTCTACATCTTCTCCGGCGGCGAACCCCTGCTGCGCAAGCGGGACATCATCCGCCTCTGCGAAGAGCATCAGGACTGCTATTTTTCCGCCTTCACCAACGGAACCCTGGTAGACGATGAGTTCTGCGAGGAGCTGCTGCGCGTGGGCAACTTCGCCCTGGCGTTTTCCATCGAAGGGGATGAGGAAGCCACAGACATGCGCCGCGGCAAAGGCACCTACAAGAAGGTCATTGAGGCCATGGAACGCATGCGCCGCCACAAGCTTCTCTTCGGCTATTCAACCTGTTATCACCGCTACAACACGGAAAGTGTGGGCTCAGATGAATTCGTCGATGAGATGATTGCGCACGGGTGCCGCTTTTCCTGGAATTTCACCTACATCCCCGTTGGCAAAGACGCCGTTACCGATCTGCTCGCCACCCCCGAACAGCGGGCTTACATGTACCGGCGCGTCCGGGAAATCCGTCAAACCAAGCCCATCTTCATCATGGATTTCTGGAACGACGGCGAGTTTACCAACGGGTGCATCGCCGGGGGGCGCCGCTACCTGCACATCAACTCGGCGGGGGATGTGGAGCCCTGCGCCTTCGTCCACTACTCCAACGTCAACATCCACGAGGTTTCGCTGCTGGAGGCGCTGCGTTCTCCGCTCTTCATGGCCTACCGGAGAAACCAGCCCTTCAACCAGAACCACCTGCGCCCCTGTCCTCTGCTGGACAATCCCGAGGCCTTGATCTCTATGGTCAAGGAATCGGGGGCGCAGTCCACCGATATGAAGGCACCGGAGGATGTGGAGACGCTCTGTGCGAAAACGGCTCCGGCAGCCGAAAAGTGGGCGCGGGTCGCCGACACCCTCTGGGCGGAGCACCTCCAAAAGGAGTACCATGCCGAGCGGAAGCGGGCCTGA
- a CDS encoding adenylosuccinate synthase, producing MSGVVIVGAQWGDEGKGKVTDYLASRADVVVRYQGGSNAGHTVVKDGQEYRLHLVPSGILYPDKVCVIGNGLVVDPVGLCEELDGLQRRGLPLARLYVSDRAHILLPCHIRLDEAEEQNRDNGRIGTTGRGIGPAYTDKVARIGLRAGELMEPGWEDQVVALVEKKNRVLKKLYGMDGFPPQAVVEKLRPSVERLRPLITDTSLLLNSALKEGKNVLFEGAQGTLLDLDHGTYPYVTSSSPTAGGACTGSGVGPTAIDAVYGVCKAYLTRVGEGPFPTELHGETCRQIRDRGKEYGTTTGRPRRCGWLDLVMLRYTARVNGLTGLLITRLDVLDEQPRLLLCTGYRYRGELLEGFPASLRVLRECEPVYEEMEGWQQDTSGARRLDDLPPAARRYLDRISEIVDVPVAMVSVGPQREQTIVVEEIFPGS from the coding sequence ATGTCTGGGGTTGTCATCGTCGGAGCGCAGTGGGGAGACGAGGGCAAGGGAAAGGTAACCGACTATCTGGCGTCCAGGGCGGATGTCGTCGTGCGCTACCAGGGGGGGAGCAACGCCGGCCATACCGTTGTCAAAGACGGGCAGGAGTACCGCCTCCACCTGGTGCCGTCGGGCATCCTTTACCCGGATAAAGTATGCGTGATCGGCAACGGCCTGGTCGTCGATCCGGTAGGGCTGTGCGAGGAGCTGGATGGCCTTCAAAGGCGGGGGTTGCCTCTCGCCCGCCTTTATGTCAGCGACCGGGCGCACATCCTGCTTCCCTGTCACATCAGGCTGGATGAAGCGGAGGAGCAAAATCGGGATAACGGCAGAATAGGGACTACCGGGCGCGGCATCGGTCCTGCTTACACCGACAAGGTGGCCCGCATCGGGCTGCGGGCCGGGGAACTGATGGAGCCGGGATGGGAGGATCAGGTTGTCGCCCTTGTAGAGAAAAAGAACCGTGTTCTGAAGAAGCTTTACGGGATGGATGGGTTTCCACCCCAGGCGGTTGTGGAAAAGCTCCGCCCCTCTGTGGAGAGACTGCGACCCCTTATTACCGATACCTCCCTTTTGCTGAACAGCGCCCTGAAAGAGGGGAAGAACGTCCTTTTCGAGGGTGCCCAGGGGACGCTCCTCGACCTTGACCACGGCACTTACCCCTATGTGACCTCTTCCAGCCCAACGGCAGGCGGTGCCTGCACCGGCAGCGGTGTGGGGCCGACGGCCATCGATGCCGTTTACGGGGTCTGCAAGGCCTATCTGACCAGGGTTGGAGAGGGGCCCTTCCCAACGGAACTCCACGGGGAAACCTGCCGGCAGATCCGGGACAGAGGGAAAGAGTACGGCACGACGACGGGGCGCCCCCGCCGCTGCGGCTGGCTGGATCTGGTGATGCTCCGCTATACCGCCCGGGTCAACGGCCTCACCGGCCTCCTTATCACCAGGCTGGACGTGCTCGATGAGCAGCCGCGGCTTCTGCTGTGCACGGGATACCGCTACCGTGGGGAGCTGCTCGAGGGATTTCCCGCCAGCCTGCGGGTTCTCCGGGAGTGCGAGCCCGTCTACGAGGAGATGGAAGGGTGGCAGCAGGACACCTCAGGAGCGAGACGGCTGGATGACCTGCCCCCGGCAGCCCGGCGTTACCTCGACCGGATCTCCGAAATTGTGGATGTCCCCGTGGCCATGGTTTCGGTGGGGCCCCAGCGGGAGCAGACCATCGTCGTCGAAGAGATCTTCCCCGGCTCTTGA
- the mntA gene encoding type VII toxin-antitoxin system MntA family adenylyltransferase antitoxin: protein MDIQSLCQKLSPVFESYGVSCCYLFGSRAGENYYHDSDIDLAVVFDNYSPEKHNLNLEIEIQDTVSEILAPLEVDLLFLQKAPIYLRFTVIKNGKVIYCSNEDFRTDFEDITIRDYLDFKPVLDMYYREMAEELIEKNGGRI from the coding sequence TTGGACATCCAATCGCTATGCCAAAAATTATCGCCGGTTTTTGAATCTTACGGGGTTTCGTGCTGCTATCTTTTTGGTTCGCGCGCCGGGGAAAATTATTATCATGATAGCGACATCGACCTGGCAGTAGTATTTGATAACTATTCCCCCGAAAAACATAACCTGAATCTGGAAATAGAAATCCAGGATACGGTATCAGAAATTTTAGCGCCGCTGGAAGTGGATCTTCTGTTTTTACAAAAGGCTCCCATCTACCTGAGGTTTACCGTTATTAAAAACGGCAAAGTCATTTATTGTTCGAATGAAGATTTCCGTACCGATTTTGAGGATATAACGATAAGAGATTACCTGGACTTTAAACCCGTTCTGGACATGTATTACCGGGAAATGGCAGAGGAGTTAATAGAAAAAAACGGCGGGAGGATTTGA
- a CDS encoding IS200/IS605 family element transposase accessory protein TnpB, whose protein sequence is MRKRHKREKFSVTVCGEFFPESYPAFRSPRRSRGEEDPLETELRLFCACMRWAFCRLLEGASRDEVKRKGQELFGLNSRYVDDARLKAQAVLDSQKELLELEIEETEKKLGRARKKLGLAMKKPAKAEEKGAPPEVIEKLHLTVKGRNSRVASLEKKLAELEAHRENGTIPKVVFGGRKLWKRVCKGRASREEWRAARRNRIFSRGDETKGGNPNVKVTYREGEFRLAVTISHLSERTGEDALGRPKMSRAPRVEGRLWLPEKHRDLVRIWLAVGLPYTAELIRTLEGRYTVHLTFDLGGIPEPDFSRGCLALDTNPDGVTLCNVSASGYPEPWPEGFSIPYPSNLGKYEGEFQIIPYPNGFLYIRIPELAYASGFRRDYLAGVLAKAVVDTALSLGKPIALEDLDFGRDRLGTNKKFNRMASNFPFAKMVEAVCRRAAKEGLSFKLVPARHTSTIGYWKYAERNAVPVHCAAALSIGRRAMGFKERVTEELKQRLAQIKRGLAQQVSPDRPREGEGMTRRVKAILERLDEEIPLHNGLTLKRQEAFYSVWHDLRELALTLR, encoded by the coding sequence ATGCGGAAAAGGCACAAAAGGGAGAAGTTTAGCGTGACGGTGTGCGGGGAGTTCTTCCCGGAGAGCTATCCCGCTTTCCGGTCTCCCAGGCGGTCCCGCGGGGAGGAAGACCCCCTCGAGACCGAGCTGCGCCTCTTCTGTGCCTGCATGCGCTGGGCTTTCTGCCGGCTTTTGGAGGGCGCTTCCCGCGACGAGGTCAAGAGGAAAGGCCAGGAGCTCTTCGGCCTCAACTCGCGGTACGTAGACGACGCCAGGCTGAAGGCGCAGGCTGTGCTGGACTCCCAGAAGGAGCTTCTGGAGCTGGAGATTGAGGAGACGGAAAAGAAGCTGGGCCGGGCGAGAAAAAAGCTCGGCCTGGCTATGAAGAAGCCGGCGAAGGCAGAAGAAAAAGGTGCCCCTCCAGAAGTTATTGAAAAGCTTCACCTTACGGTCAAGGGGCGGAACAGCCGGGTAGCGTCTTTAGAGAAGAAGCTGGCCGAACTGGAGGCCCACCGGGAAAACGGCACCATACCCAAGGTCGTCTTCGGCGGCAGGAAGCTGTGGAAGAGGGTCTGCAAGGGCCGGGCTTCACGCGAAGAGTGGCGGGCTGCCCGCAGAAACCGAATCTTTTCCCGGGGAGACGAGACCAAGGGCGGCAACCCGAACGTTAAGGTGACCTACAGAGAGGGGGAGTTCCGCCTCGCGGTGACCATCTCCCACCTCTCGGAGAGAACGGGCGAAGACGCCCTCGGCCGCCCCAAGATGAGCCGCGCTCCCAGGGTGGAGGGCAGGCTCTGGCTGCCCGAAAAACACAGAGATTTGGTGCGGATATGGCTAGCCGTGGGGCTGCCCTACACAGCAGAGCTCATACGCACCTTGGAAGGCCGCTATACAGTGCATCTGACGTTTGACCTCGGCGGGATACCGGAGCCCGACTTCAGCCGGGGCTGTCTTGCCCTGGACACCAATCCTGACGGAGTAACCTTGTGCAACGTAAGCGCTTCAGGCTATCCGGAGCCCTGGCCGGAAGGCTTCAGCATTCCCTACCCGAGCAACTTAGGGAAGTACGAAGGGGAGTTCCAGATCATTCCTTACCCGAACGGCTTCCTCTACATCAGGATACCCGAACTGGCCTACGCTTCCGGCTTCCGGCGTGACTACCTAGCAGGCGTCTTAGCCAAAGCAGTGGTGGACACAGCCCTCTCTTTGGGCAAGCCCATTGCCTTGGAGGATTTGGACTTCGGCAGAGACAGGCTGGGAACAAACAAGAAGTTCAACCGCATGGCTTCCAACTTCCCCTTTGCGAAGATGGTGGAAGCTGTATGCCGGAGGGCGGCCAAAGAGGGGTTATCTTTCAAGCTCGTGCCAGCCCGGCACACGTCCACCATAGGTTACTGGAAGTACGCCGAGCGCAATGCCGTTCCCGTGCACTGCGCGGCGGCACTGAGCATAGGCCGCCGGGCGATGGGCTTCAAGGAACGGGTGACGGAAGAGCTAAAACAAAGACTGGCCCAAATCAAGCGGGGCCTGGCCCAACAGGTCAGCCCTGATAGACCGAGGGAAGGAGAAGGGATGACCCGCAGGGTTAAGGCTATCCTCGAGCGGCTGGACGAGGAAATTCCTCTACACAACGGTCTCACTTTGAAGCGGCAGGAGGCGTTTTACTCCGTCTGGCACGACCTCAGGGAACTGGCCCTAACCTTGCGGTGA
- a CDS encoding IS607 family transposase has protein sequence MELLSIGEAAKRLGVHPNRLRAWEKQGLIKSIRLPSGQRRYPAEEINRILGTGGIKAEQDAVVLYARVSTKKQADAGNLERQMERLRAYAQEKGYRIVGEHLDVASGLNQNRRGLERVLKMAERGEFKKLLIEYPDRLARFGYAYLERHLKHCGVEIEVTSQREPVDAHTELVQDLLTIVTSFSARLYGARGGRKVRQGFRELIEDAEKAQKGEV, from the coding sequence ATGGAACTATTATCCATTGGAGAAGCAGCGAAGAGATTAGGCGTACACCCGAACAGGCTCCGGGCGTGGGAGAAACAGGGATTGATCAAATCTATACGGCTTCCCAGCGGCCAGCGGAGGTACCCGGCGGAGGAAATCAACCGCATTTTAGGGACGGGGGGGATAAAAGCGGAGCAAGACGCGGTTGTCCTCTACGCCCGGGTGTCCACGAAGAAGCAGGCCGACGCAGGAAATTTGGAGCGGCAGATGGAAAGGCTGCGGGCCTACGCACAAGAAAAAGGCTACCGGATCGTGGGAGAGCATTTAGATGTGGCTTCGGGTTTAAACCAGAACCGCAGGGGCCTAGAACGGGTGCTGAAAATGGCCGAGCGGGGCGAGTTCAAGAAGCTACTCATCGAGTACCCCGACCGGCTGGCGCGGTTTGGATACGCCTATCTGGAGCGGCATTTGAAGCACTGCGGCGTAGAAATAGAAGTCACGTCACAAAGAGAGCCGGTGGACGCCCACACGGAACTGGTGCAGGACCTTTTGACCATCGTGACTTCTTTTTCGGCCCGGCTGTACGGAGCCAGGGGCGGCAGGAAGGTCCGGCAGGGTTTTCGGGAGCTGATTGAGGATGCGGAAAAGGCACAAAAGGGAGAAGTTTAG
- a CDS encoding coenzyme F420-0:L-glutamate ligase has translation MEKLVLPANTGVAAIGLKIGLIVPNDDIASITAEAVREIAADGDIVCVTEAVVARSQNRYVSCTELAEDIRQKLNLKPGSTVAMISPIASRNRFALILKAIAMATRGGKVIVQFPIPFDEVGNQVIDEEFASTRLKLKKTLQSLYEARGNTPMLNVLIREIIAALKLQEIGYQILSIRKITGKGIADLTVRMPDGRIAVAEVTFADLQKAARKATGIRQDVPEAECALAIAVALEHHRLSIVDADEYLEQGKVEPETLDFSALLPSYHEPEVIFSGELGNNSFTHPITEVDYRKLYLSMIAEGGASGEIIFTNNPFKIYNLGYIDGVCIGAVHEREKLRELFLSFGALVPVITIQEVGPPPWGVIGSNVSDFEGGILKLLPEDPNGTAEKIKDKIRAVTGKEVEVLIFGDGAYKDPDTGIYELADPHPAIGVSSGLKEAGLRKGAKLKLVVDTLYKQGYTKEEILEYLKNRQGKTTKEELGTTPRSLTSIIGTLADLVAGSADAGTPIVLVRGFQYERKS, from the coding sequence ATGGAAAAATTAGTTCTGCCGGCAAACACCGGTGTAGCAGCCATAGGATTGAAAATCGGATTGATCGTGCCCAATGACGACATTGCCTCGATCACTGCCGAGGCTGTCAGGGAGATAGCAGCCGACGGGGACATCGTCTGCGTAACCGAAGCGGTCGTCGCCAGGTCGCAGAACCGCTACGTCAGCTGCACCGAGCTGGCCGAGGACATCCGCCAGAAGCTGAACTTGAAACCGGGCAGCACCGTCGCCATGATCAGCCCGATCGCCAGCCGCAACCGGTTTGCACTGATTTTGAAGGCCATCGCCATGGCAACCAGAGGGGGGAAGGTGATCGTCCAGTTCCCCATTCCCTTCGACGAGGTCGGCAACCAGGTGATCGATGAGGAGTTCGCCTCGACGCGCCTGAAGCTGAAAAAGACCCTGCAGAGCCTGTACGAAGCCAGAGGGAACACCCCCATGCTCAACGTTTTGATCAGGGAGATCATCGCCGCCCTGAAGCTGCAGGAGATCGGCTACCAGATTCTCAGCATCCGCAAGATTACGGGAAAGGGCATCGCCGACCTCACGGTGAGGATGCCGGACGGGAGGATCGCCGTGGCCGAAGTGACCTTTGCCGATCTGCAAAAGGCCGCCCGCAAGGCCACAGGCATCCGGCAGGACGTCCCTGAAGCAGAGTGCGCCCTGGCGATCGCCGTCGCTCTGGAGCACCACAGGCTGAGCATCGTGGATGCCGACGAGTATCTGGAGCAAGGCAAGGTCGAGCCCGAAACTCTGGACTTCTCCGCCCTGCTCCCCAGCTACCATGAACCGGAGGTGATCTTCTCCGGCGAGCTGGGGAACAACAGCTTCACCCACCCGATAACCGAGGTGGATTACCGGAAGCTCTACCTCAGCATGATCGCAGAGGGGGGAGCGAGCGGGGAGATCATCTTCACCAACAACCCCTTCAAGATCTACAATCTGGGCTACATCGACGGCGTTTGCATCGGGGCGGTTCACGAGCGGGAAAAACTGCGGGAGCTGTTCCTTTCCTTTGGGGCGCTGGTTCCGGTAATCACCATCCAGGAGGTAGGCCCCCCACCCTGGGGAGTGATCGGCTCCAACGTCTCCGACTTTGAGGGGGGTATTTTAAAGCTACTGCCGGAAGACCCCAACGGTACTGCGGAGAAGATCAAAGACAAGATCCGGGCCGTGACCGGCAAAGAGGTAGAGGTCCTGATCTTCGGAGACGGCGCCTACAAGGACCCCGACACGGGGATCTACGAACTGGCCGATCCCCATCCGGCCATCGGGGTAAGCAGCGGCCTGAAAGAGGCCGGACTGCGCAAGGGAGCTAAACTGAAACTCGTCGTCGATACCCTGTACAAACAGGGTTACACCAAAGAAGAGATCCTCGAGTACCTGAAGAACAGACAGGGGAAAACGACAAAGGAAGAGCTTGGCACCACTCCCAGAAGCCTCACCAGCATCATCGGCACACTGGCCGACCTGGTCGCCGGCTCAGCCGACGCCGGCACCCCCATCGTCCTGGTCAGGGGCTTTCAATACGAGCGGAAATCCTAG
- a CDS encoding NAD(P)/FAD-dependent oxidoreductase, producing MSKYDCIIVGAGPAGIFCALELVRSNTGMKILMLEKGRDLPERVCPSREKKAPCFGCNSCAVVSGWGGAGAFSDGKLALSTDVGGMLGEYLDRRSFEEGIKYVHDIYLEFGAPEKIYGLERQEEIELLQKRAALAGLRLVPAPVRHMGTGRTQKILQRMQDYLKEKGVTVKTRSPVASILVESGAAAGVVTEEGEEIAARYVVCAPGRHGAEWLVKEALRLGLETTINPVDIGLRVELPAAVLEPLTDITYEAKFLFTSPTFEDRVRTFCMNPYGEVVMENTDGIITVNGHTHAEYKTENTNFALLVSKTFTEPFKEPIAYGKYIASLANMLGGGVIVQRLGDLMQGRRSTAERLAKGMVVPTLQEATPGDLSLVLPYRHFLAIIEMLQAMDQVAPGVYSRHTLLYGVEVKFYSSRLKVSGDLETGLPKLFVAGDGAGITRGLSQASLSGVVAGRAIARRVAGEL from the coding sequence TTGTCGAAGTACGACTGCATCATCGTGGGCGCCGGCCCTGCTGGCATTTTCTGTGCTCTGGAGCTGGTGCGGAGCAATACCGGCATGAAGATCCTGATGCTGGAGAAGGGGCGTGATCTCCCGGAAAGGGTCTGTCCATCCCGGGAGAAGAAAGCCCCTTGTTTTGGTTGCAACTCCTGTGCCGTCGTCTCCGGATGGGGCGGCGCCGGCGCCTTCAGCGACGGCAAGTTGGCTTTATCCACAGATGTGGGGGGGATGCTCGGGGAGTATCTGGACCGGCGCTCCTTTGAAGAGGGCATTAAGTATGTCCACGACATCTACCTGGAGTTCGGTGCCCCGGAGAAGATCTACGGCCTGGAAAGGCAGGAGGAAATCGAGCTTCTGCAGAAGCGCGCCGCCCTGGCGGGCTTGAGGCTGGTTCCTGCTCCGGTAAGGCACATGGGAACGGGGCGAACCCAGAAGATTCTCCAGAGGATGCAGGATTACCTGAAGGAGAAGGGTGTCACCGTCAAGACCAGGTCTCCGGTAGCCTCCATCCTGGTGGAAAGCGGGGCGGCCGCCGGTGTGGTTACCGAAGAAGGGGAGGAGATAGCCGCCCGTTATGTGGTCTGCGCGCCCGGGCGCCACGGGGCGGAATGGCTGGTCAAGGAGGCCCTGCGCCTGGGGCTGGAGACGACCATCAACCCGGTGGACATCGGACTGCGGGTGGAACTGCCGGCCGCGGTGCTGGAGCCGCTCACCGATATCACCTATGAGGCTAAATTCCTCTTCACCTCCCCCACCTTCGAGGACAGGGTACGCACCTTCTGCATGAACCCGTACGGAGAAGTGGTAATGGAGAACACCGACGGGATCATTACGGTTAACGGGCATACCCACGCCGAGTACAAAACCGAGAACACCAACTTTGCTCTGCTGGTCAGCAAGACTTTCACAGAGCCCTTTAAAGAGCCGATCGCTTACGGGAAGTACATCGCCAGCCTGGCCAATATGCTGGGAGGTGGGGTGATCGTCCAGAGGCTGGGCGACCTCATGCAGGGCCGCCGATCCACTGCCGAGCGCCTTGCCAAGGGGATGGTCGTTCCCACCCTCCAGGAGGCGACGCCGGGGGATCTCTCCCTGGTGCTTCCCTATCGCCACTTTCTGGCCATCATCGAGATGCTCCAGGCAATGGACCAGGTGGCGCCCGGTGTCTACTCCCGCCATACCCTGCTCTACGGAGTGGAGGTCAAATTCTACTCCTCCCGCCTCAAGGTCAGTGGAGATTTGGAAACGGGACTGCCCAAACTCTTTGTTGCCGGAGATGGTGCCGGGATTACCCGGGGTCTGTCGCAGGCCTCACTGAGCGGTGTCGTTGCCGGTCGGGCGATCGCCAGGCGTGTTGCCGGGGAGCTGTAG
- a CDS encoding type II toxin-antitoxin system HicA family toxin yields MTKLPRVSGKDVVRALKRAGFRVTHIRGSHYYLRRSGGSLVTVPVHPDEILDLKTLKSILKQAGISIEELIDLL; encoded by the coding sequence ATGACCAAGCTGCCACGGGTCAGCGGCAAAGACGTGGTGAGAGCCCTTAAACGAGCGGGTTTCAGAGTAACCCATATCCGTGGTAGCCATTATTATTTACGGCGTTCCGGCGGCAGTCTTGTAACAGTACCCGTTCATCCGGATGAGATTCTCGATTTAAAGACTTTAAAGTCAATCCTTAAACAGGCAGGAATATCGATTGAGGAATTGATTGATTTGCTTTAA
- a CDS encoding type II toxin-antitoxin system HicB family antitoxin, which yields MQRRFKVILEKNDSNGYTVTVPALPGCVTQGKNKSEALERIREAIQGYLEALEIEGLPMPESDIDVAEVEVAYGV from the coding sequence ATGCAGCGAAGGTTTAAGGTTATTTTAGAAAAAAATGACAGTAACGGCTATACTGTTACTGTTCCTGCTCTGCCTGGTTGCGTTACTCAAGGTAAAAATAAAAGTGAAGCCTTAGAAAGAATTCGGGAAGCCATCCAGGGATACCTGGAGGCACTGGAGATCGAAGGATTGCCTATGCCCGAGAGTGATATAGATGTTGCCGAGGTCGAGGTGGCTTACGGGGTATGA
- a CDS encoding SPOR domain-containing protein — MPVLQTSGLWRVQVGAFVKKEKAEALAERLRAAGFDAWVVLPTMPQADSNDST; from the coding sequence GTGCCAGTTCTACAGACCTCCGGCCTCTGGCGCGTCCAGGTAGGGGCCTTTGTTAAAAAAGAGAAGGCAGAAGCTTTAGCCGAAAGGCTTAGGGCAGCCGGCTTTGATGCCTGGGTCGTACTGCCGACAATGCCACAGGCAGATTCCAATGATTCCACTTGA
- a CDS encoding TetR/AcrR family transcriptional regulator, with amino-acid sequence MISLEKENNGNNETRERIVNASIQLFSEKGFDATRVNEIARAANVNKALIYYYFKNKEDILDYLVHSLFDSVTTITMNFIQVSIIKMIKEGHLDIEPDRLRFANEEARECFLQNVHIYYERLLDYALENKAIIRILMLESLKNGKHQNALFRLVDLTKSSNDNSIFRTISDADSDFSYSHDMILFQVFFSLFPLVCFAAYYDDIKEISLLNDQELRSAFLRSFEILVASLVSNKEILLRSPPTGV; translated from the coding sequence ATGATTTCTTTGGAAAAGGAAAACAACGGCAATAATGAGACAAGAGAAAGAATTGTTAATGCCTCTATACAGTTATTCTCGGAGAAAGGTTTTGACGCCACCCGTGTCAATGAAATTGCCCGCGCCGCAAACGTAAACAAAGCGCTGATTTATTATTACTTTAAAAACAAAGAGGATATTTTGGATTATTTAGTGCATTCACTTTTCGATAGTGTCACCACAATCACTATGAACTTTATTCAGGTAAGCATTATCAAAATGATCAAAGAGGGGCACTTGGATATCGAGCCTGACCGCCTGCGCTTTGCCAATGAGGAAGCAAGAGAATGCTTTCTGCAAAATGTTCACATCTATTACGAGAGGCTGCTCGATTATGCTCTTGAGAATAAAGCCATCATCCGCATTCTGATGCTCGAGTCGCTGAAAAACGGCAAACATCAAAATGCTCTGTTCAGACTCGTGGATTTGACTAAAAGCAGCAATGACAATTCTATCTTCAGAACCATCTCCGACGCCGACAGCGATTTCAGCTATTCCCACGACATGATCTTGTTCCAGGTATTTTTTTCACTTTTCCCTCTCGTCTGCTTTGCCGCTTATTACGATGACATCAAAGAGATCAGTTTGTTGAACGATCAAGAGCTGCGCAGCGCTTTCCTGCGTTCCTTCGAGATTCTCGTCGCATCACTGGTTTCCAACAAAGAGATCTTGCTCAGAAGCCCTCCAACGGGTGTTTAA
- the hepT gene encoding type VII toxin-antitoxin system HepT family RNase toxin: MINKDLIRNRIDLINRSIARLKRMAALSREQFLADPDNFAIAEHHLRRALQSLFDAGRHIIAKQGLGHPVDYRSIILTLGREKIIPPQFAERIKGMAGYRNRLVHGYAEVTPEEMYNVIQERLDDFEEFCFHILKYTANT, from the coding sequence TTGATTAATAAAGACTTGATTCGCAACCGCATCGACCTTATCAACCGCTCGATAGCCAGGCTGAAAAGAATGGCGGCTCTGTCCAGGGAGCAATTTTTGGCTGATCCCGATAACTTTGCCATTGCGGAACATCACCTGCGCCGGGCACTGCAAAGCCTGTTTGATGCCGGCAGACACATCATCGCCAAGCAGGGACTGGGGCATCCGGTTGATTACCGGTCGATCATTTTGACCCTGGGCAGGGAAAAAATTATCCCCCCGCAATTCGCGGAAAGGATCAAAGGCATGGCCGGATATCGCAACCGCCTGGTGCACGGTTATGCGGAAGTAACGCCGGAAGAGATGTATAACGTCATTCAAGAGAGACTCGATGATTTTGAAGAGTTCTGTTTCCACATTTTAAAATACACAGCCAACACCTAG